The Myxococcota bacterium region GTGTCCCTTCCACGGCTGGCGCTTCGCGGGCGACGGCGCGTGCGTCGAGATCCCCTACGCGCAGCGCATCCCGCCGCGGGCGCGCCTGCGCGGCTGGGAGTCGATCGAGCGCAACGGCATCGTCTGGGTGTGGCGCCACGCCGAGGGCAAGCCGCCCGACTGGGACGTGCCGCGCATTCCCGAGGTGGGTGACTCGAGCTGGAGCGCGCCCGAGCGCTACCGCTGGAAGATCCGCTCGCGCAACCAGGAGATGGCGGAGAACGCCGCCGACCGCGCGCACTTCCGCTACGTGCACGGCACGATGGAGGTGCCGGCGTCGGAGGTCAGCGTCGACGGCGTGTGGCGCCGCTCCCTGCAGCGCTCGAAGATGCTCACGCCGCGCGGCCCGGTCGACGGCTGCATCGACGCGAACACCTTCGGCTTCGGCTGCGGCTTCACGCGCTTCACGGGCATCGCGGAGACCGTGCTCATGGCTTCGACCTCGCCGATCGACGAGGAGTACTGCGACGTGCGCTTCGACTTCGTCCAGCCGCTCGAGAACGGGCGCAAGCCGAAGGGCGGCGTCGCGGCTGCGCTGATCCGCGACATCGTGAAGCAGATGAACGAGGACATTCCGATCTGGGAGAACAAGAAGTACTTCGCGCGCCCCGTGCTGTGCGATGGCGACGGCCCGATCGCCGAATTCAGGCGCTGGGCCCAGCAGTTCTACAGCGCCTGAGCGGGGCCCGGCCGAGCAAAGCTCGGCCAGCCGCCCTTCGCTCGCCTGTGGCTCGCTGCGCGCGGCTTCCGCCGCTTGCGCGCCTCGCTCAGGGCGGCCTTCGCTCGGCTCTCTGGCTCACAAGTCCGGAAGTCTCATCGGGAAGTTCGAGGTCTCCTGACCGCCGTCGACTTCCACGACCTTGCCGGTGACCCACGCGCCGGCGTCGGAGCACAGCCACAGCGCCGCGGCGGCGATGTCCTCGACCTGGCCGATGCGGCCCATGGGAGTCAGTGACTCCATCTTCTCGCGCATGCCCTCGGCCTTGAGGAAGGGCGCGAGCGCGGAGGTCTCGACGGCGCCCACCGCCAGCGCGTTCACGCGGATCTTCGGCGCGAGCTCGTTCGCGAGCAGCCGCGTCAGGTGCGAGAGGCCCGCCTTGGCGGCGCCGTAGGCGGAGAAGCCGCGGTCGGTGACTCGCCCCATGGCCGACGACACGTTCAGGATCGCCCCCGAGCCGTGCGCGAGCATGCGCGGCACGGCGAAGCGCGACAGCAGGAACGCCGAGGTCACGTTGAAGCGGTAGGCCTCCTCGAACTCACGCTCGCTGGTGCGCAGGAACGGCTTCCAGGGCGCGCCGCCGGCGTTGTTGACCACGAGGTCGATGCGCCCCAGCTCCTTGCCCGCCTGCTCGGCGAAGGCTTCGAGCTGCGCCCGCTCCAGCACGTCGCAGGGGACGGCCAGCGCGCGGCGGCCCAGCGCGCGCACGCGCTGCGCCACGGCCTCGACCTCGGGCAGGGTGCGCGCGCCCAGCGCCACGTCGGCCCCGGCCTCGGCGAAGGCGAGGGCGATGCCCGCGCCGATGCCGCGCCCCGCGCCGGTCACCAGCGCGACTTTGCCGTCGAGTCTGAAGCGGTCGAGGATCATCGCAACCTCCGGGTTTCCGCCAGCATACGCTACATGGTAGGCGGAGGTCCGCGGCCATCCACGACACACACGAGTTCTTCCGCTCACTGACGATCGTGCTCGGCATCGCCGGAGTCACGACGTACGTGTTCCAGCGGCTGCGGCAGCCCGTGGTGCTCGGCTACCTGCTCGCGGGCATGATCGTCGGGCCGCACGTGGCGGTGCCGGTGGTCGCGAACGAGGAGATCGTGCGCACGCTGTCCGAGCTGGGCGTCGTGCTCCTGATGTTCGCGCTGGGGCTCGAGTTCAGCCTGTCGAAGCTCGCCGCGGTCGGCCCGAGCGCGGGAGTCACTGCCGCGATCCAGTCCGCGGTCGCGGCGCTCGCGGGCTACCTGGCCGCGCGCGGGCTGGGCTGGACCGTGGTCGAGGCGCTGTTCACCGGCGCGATCGTGGCGGTGTCGAGCACCACCATCATCGCCAAGGTCTACGACGAGGAGCGCATCGGCGGGCGCCTGCGCGAGCTGGTGGTGGGGATCCTCTTGGTCGAGGACCTGATCGCGATCGCGTTCATGACGGCGCTCACCGGCGTGGCGTCGGGCGCCGGGCTCTCGGCGGGCGCGCTCGGCCGCGTGCTGCTCGAGCTCGCGCTCTTCCTCGGCGTCCTGCTCGGGGTGGGGATCGTGATCGTGCCGCGCTTCATCCGCGCGGTGGTGCGTCTGGGCCGCGCCGAGACCACGCTGATCGCCAGCGTGGGCGTGTGTTTCGCGGTCTCGTACATCGCGCAGGAGGCGGGTTACTCGGTGGCCTTGGGCGCCTTCCTCGCGGGCTCGCTCGTGGCCGAGGCCGGGCACGTGGAAGAGATCGAGCACCTGGTGGTGCCCGTGCGCGACGTGTTCGCGGCCATCTTCTTCGTGTCGGTGGGCATGTCGTTCGCGCCCGGGCAGGTCGCGCAGCACTGGGCGGCGATCGGCGTGCTGACCGCGATCGTGGTCGCCGGGAAGTTCGTCGGCGTCTCGCTCGGCGCGTTCCTGACCGGCGCCGGAGTGCGCACCGCGGTCAAGTCGGGCATGAGCCTGGGCCAGATCGGCGAGTTCTCGTTCATCATCGCGGTGCTCGGTCAGTCACTCGGCGTGACCGGTGACTTCCTCTACCCGGTGACCGTGGCGGTCTCGGCGCTCACGACCCTGACCACGCCGTGGCTGATCCGCTCCGCGGAGCCGGTGGCGCGCTGGGTCGATCACCGCCTGCCGCCGCCCCTGCAGACCTTCGCGACCCTGTACGGCACCTGGCTCGAGCGCCTGTCGTCGCCCGCGCCCGTGGCCGCGGGCGGCGTGCCCCCGTGGCGCCGCTTCGCGCGCCTGCTCGCGATCGACTCACTCGCGCTGGCGGCGCTGATCGCGCTCACCGGTTTCGGCCTCGCGCACGCGGTCGCGCAGCTCGAAGCGAACCTGAAGCTGTCGGCGTCGCTGGCGCACGGCCTGCTGCTCGCGCTGGCGTGCCTGCTGGCCGTGCCACTGGTGATCGGCATGGCGCGCAGCTCGCGCCGCTTCGGCGACGCGCTCGCGCTGAGCGCGCTGCCGCGCGCCTCCGGTCGCGCCGACCTCGACGCCGCGCCGCGCCGGGCGCTCGAGCTCACGCTGCGTTTCGCCGCCGCGCTCGCCGCCGCGATCGTCGTTCTGGCGCTCACACAGCCGTTCCTGCCCGCTCTCTCGGCGCCGATCGTGCTGCTCGCGCTCTCGGGCGCGCTGGCGGTCGCGGTCTGGCGCGGGGCCGCCGACCTGGAGAGTCACGTGCGCGCCGGCGCGCAGGCGGTGCTCGAGACACTCGCCAGCTACGCGGGCGCCGGCCGCGCGCCCGAGCGCGCGCAGCCGATCACCGAGATCCAGAACCTGCTGCACGGCCTGGGCGCGCCGGTCGCGGTGGAGCTCGACGCCGGCTGTCCGTCGGTGGGCCGGAGCCTGGCCGAGCTCGACCTGCGCGGCCGCACCGGCGCGACCGTGCTCGCGATCGCGCGCGGCGCCGACTCACTGCCCACGCCGGCCGCCGGCGAGCGCCTGCGCGCGGGCGACGTGCTCGCGCTCGCCGGCACCCACGACGCGGTGGAGGCGGCGCGCGCCTTGCTCTGCGGGGGACCCGAAGCGAGTCAGTGAAGGCGGGAGAGCGCGCTTTCGAGCGCGCGCTCCATGCGCTCGCCGATCAGCTCGATCTCGTGCTCGCTGATCGTGAACGGCGGGCCGAAGCTGATCACGTCGCGCGCCGGGTCGACGCCGCCGCCGTAGGCGAAGATGCCGTGATCCAGACCCGCCGCGACCACCCGGTTCGTGAAGCCCACGCGCGCCGGGAAGGGCTCTTTCGTGGCCTTGTCGGCCACCAGCTCGATCGCCCACAACAGCCCGCGCCCTCGCACGTCGCCCACGTTCGGGTGCGCGAGCAAGGCCGACAGGCGCTTGCCGAGCTTCTCGCCCAGCGCGGCCGCGCGCGCGACCAGCGCCTCGCGCTCGAGGATCTGCAGCACGCGGTCTGCCGCCGCGCAGGCCGCGGGATGAGCCGAGTAGGTGAAGAACATCAGCAGCTGAT contains the following coding sequences:
- a CDS encoding Rieske 2Fe-2S domain-containing protein; the encoded protein is MQLERRVFPFPIPNGWFAVAYSDELVPGQVAQLRYFGEDLLAFRGGSGAVKVLEAYCPHLGANIARGGVVEGDTIRCPFHGWRFAGDGACVEIPYAQRIPPRARLRGWESIERNGIVWVWRHAEGKPPDWDVPRIPEVGDSSWSAPERYRWKIRSRNQEMAENAADRAHFRYVHGTMEVPASEVSVDGVWRRSLQRSKMLTPRGPVDGCIDANTFGFGCGFTRFTGIAETVLMASTSPIDEEYCDVRFDFVQPLENGRKPKGGVAAALIRDIVKQMNEDIPIWENKKYFARPVLCDGDGPIAEFRRWAQQFYSA
- a CDS encoding glucose 1-dehydrogenase, with the protein product MILDRFRLDGKVALVTGAGRGIGAGIALAFAEAGADVALGARTLPEVEAVAQRVRALGRRALAVPCDVLERAQLEAFAEQAGKELGRIDLVVNNAGGAPWKPFLRTSEREFEEAYRFNVTSAFLLSRFAVPRMLAHGSGAILNVSSAMGRVTDRGFSAYGAAKAGLSHLTRLLANELAPKIRVNALAVGAVETSALAPFLKAEGMREKMESLTPMGRIGQVEDIAAAALWLCSDAGAWVTGKVVEVDGGQETSNFPMRLPDL
- a CDS encoding cation:proton antiporter, giving the protein MLGIAGVTTYVFQRLRQPVVLGYLLAGMIVGPHVAVPVVANEEIVRTLSELGVVLLMFALGLEFSLSKLAAVGPSAGVTAAIQSAVAALAGYLAARGLGWTVVEALFTGAIVAVSSTTIIAKVYDEERIGGRLRELVVGILLVEDLIAIAFMTALTGVASGAGLSAGALGRVLLELALFLGVLLGVGIVIVPRFIRAVVRLGRAETTLIASVGVCFAVSYIAQEAGYSVALGAFLAGSLVAEAGHVEEIEHLVVPVRDVFAAIFFVSVGMSFAPGQVAQHWAAIGVLTAIVVAGKFVGVSLGAFLTGAGVRTAVKSGMSLGQIGEFSFIIAVLGQSLGVTGDFLYPVTVAVSALTTLTTPWLIRSAEPVARWVDHRLPPPLQTFATLYGTWLERLSSPAPVAAGGVPPWRRFARLLAIDSLALAALIALTGFGLAHAVAQLEANLKLSASLAHGLLLALACLLAVPLVIGMARSSRRFGDALALSALPRASGRADLDAAPRRALELTLRFAAALAAAIVVLALTQPFLPALSAPIVLLALSGALAVAVWRGAADLESHVRAGAQAVLETLASYAGAGRAPERAQPITEIQNLLHGLGAPVAVELDAGCPSVGRSLAELDLRGRTGATVLAIARGADSLPTPAAGERLRAGDVLALAGTHDAVEAARALLCGGPEASQ